From Microlunatus capsulatus, a single genomic window includes:
- a CDS encoding alpha/beta fold hydrolase, with protein MEESTTRSSDGAPVPVRSTGTGPGVVVLHGGGVGQREYQRLAAALAPRCTVHLYDRRGRPGSAPLDGTETLATDLADLAAVLAHTGARRLLGHSGGGFLALQAGLVLPLDRIAVYDPGLHVDGQPSFAFLEPFEEAVRRGQHARAMTVMARAVHPQELGARLPYPLAELMTRAFLRTSVGRRFVELLPTVPPEVRRIVEHGGPASDYAGIDAEVLLVAGGRSADYFAAHCAALADAVPRARAVVLPGASHNAANVARPAFVQPFADFLAAPVDAVTG; from the coding sequence ATGGAGGAGTCCACCACCCGCTCGTCCGACGGGGCACCGGTCCCCGTCCGCTCCACCGGCACCGGGCCCGGCGTCGTCGTCCTGCACGGCGGCGGGGTCGGCCAGCGCGAGTACCAGCGGCTCGCCGCCGCCCTGGCTCCCCGCTGCACCGTGCACCTCTACGACCGGCGCGGACGCCCCGGCTCGGCCCCCCTGGACGGCACCGAGACCCTGGCCACGGACCTGGCCGACCTGGCGGCCGTCCTCGCGCACACCGGCGCCCGCCGGCTGCTCGGGCACAGCGGCGGCGGGTTTCTCGCGCTGCAGGCCGGGCTGGTGCTGCCGCTCGACCGGATCGCCGTCTACGACCCCGGCCTCCACGTCGACGGCCAGCCCTCGTTCGCGTTCCTCGAGCCCTTCGAGGAGGCCGTCCGGCGGGGTCAGCACGCGCGGGCGATGACGGTGATGGCCCGCGCCGTGCACCCGCAGGAGCTGGGCGCCCGGCTCCCGTACCCCCTCGCGGAGCTGATGACGCGGGCCTTCCTGCGGACCTCCGTCGGCCGCCGGTTCGTCGAGCTGCTGCCCACGGTGCCGCCCGAGGTCCGCCGGATCGTCGAGCACGGCGGCCCCGCGAGCGACTACGCCGGCATCGACGCCGAGGTGCTGCTCGTCGCCGGCGGCCGGAGCGCGGACTACTTCGCGGCCCACTGCGCCGCGCTGGCCGACGCCGTCCCGCGCGCCCGCGCCGTCGTCCTGCCCGGCGCCTCGCACAACGCCGCCAACGTCGCCCGACCGGCGTTCGTCCAGCCCTTCGCCGACTTCCTGGCCGCGCCCGTGGACGCGGTGACGGGCTGA
- a CDS encoding TetR family transcriptional regulator, which yields MPGTRPPTPADPDPDPAPRPGGDPGPGASSLWTRPERGARGPRPERSREDIAAAAVALADAGGLSAATMRAVAAALGTAAASLYRYLASRDDLLDLMADAVLAELPPAGPGGPDWLEDLVDVGRSLLALHQRHPWLPEAGLRGRTLGPRGTDHVEHCLRLMAPAPAGSAAKMEAVALLTGVVSLFARPVPADARPLTPGELFAVATPARHPQLVAALTRPTPPGPRPDLFADTLRGVLRGLLAGG from the coding sequence GTGCCCGGCACAAGACCCCCGACCCCCGCCGACCCCGACCCCGACCCCGCCCCCCGCCCCGGCGGCGACCCCGGCCCCGGCGCCTCCTCCCTGTGGACCCGGCCGGAGCGCGGCGCCCGCGGGCCCCGTCCCGAGCGCAGCCGCGAGGACATCGCCGCCGCCGCGGTCGCGCTCGCCGACGCCGGCGGGCTGTCCGCGGCGACCATGCGCGCCGTCGCCGCCGCCCTCGGCACCGCCGCCGCCTCCCTCTACCGCTACCTCGCCTCGCGCGACGACCTGCTGGACCTGATGGCGGACGCGGTGCTGGCGGAGCTGCCCCCGGCCGGCCCAGGTGGTCCGGACTGGCTCGAGGACCTCGTCGACGTCGGCCGCTCCCTCCTCGCGCTGCACCAACGGCACCCGTGGCTCCCGGAGGCCGGCCTGCGCGGTCGGACGCTGGGACCGCGCGGCACCGACCACGTCGAGCACTGCCTGCGGCTGATGGCCCCGGCGCCGGCCGGGTCGGCCGCGAAGATGGAGGCGGTCGCGCTGCTGACCGGGGTGGTCTCGCTCTTCGCCCGACCCGTGCCGGCCGACGCGCGGCCGCTGACCCCGGGCGAGCTCTTCGCCGTCGCCACGCCCGCGCGGCACCCGCAGCTGGTGGCCGCGCTCACCCGACCCACCCCGCCCGGGCCGCGCCCGGACCTGTTCGCGGACACCCTCCGCGGCGTGCTCCGCGGGCTGCTGGCCGGCGGCTGA